A genomic window from Macrococcus sp. 19Msa1099 includes:
- a CDS encoding methyltransferase domain-containing protein, whose protein sequence is MFEDVSIDTINKMTYVDFCAHLRQPNIPPGGQDSVKKVIKEVPLFSNSIVLDSGCNTGYVAREIARSTGSTVIGIDINEEMVRVANSKNGIGTFPGTTKFIQGDSMNLPFPDNYFDLIICGVNGGYKM, encoded by the coding sequence TTGTTTGAAGATGTAAGTATCGATACTATCAATAAAATGACGTATGTAGATTTTTGTGCTCACCTAAGGCAACCAAATATACCACCAGGAGGACAAGATTCTGTAAAAAAAGTTATAAAAGAAGTACCTTTATTTTCAAATTCAATTGTCTTAGACTCAGGATGCAATACTGGTTATGTAGCTAGAGAGATTGCAAGAAGTACAGGTTCCACTGTTATAGGTATAGATATTAATGAGGAAATGGTGCGTGTGGCTAACTCTAAAAATGGCATAGGCACTTTTCCGGGCACTACAAAATTTATTCAAGGAGATTCAATGAATTTACCATTTCCAGATAATTATTTTGATTTAATTATATGTGGTGTAAATGGCGGTTATAAAATGTAG
- the istA gene encoding IS21 family transposase, with the protein MRHDIYEGVLFYIMKGIKPNYAELGRQYNCDPRTVKKYYEAGKENELEGLKKRKQTKKTSKLDPFKEIIDEKIELGCTAMAIFKYIEKKGYKGRYTILREYCKNKKLNETKKATIRVETNPGIAAQVDWKEDMIMHDKFGRTYQFNIFLYVLHYSKMKYITLTWDKKQDTLFECLKDAFEYTEGVPREIWFDNMRTVVDRPRTQYKKVVFNNLFYQFSKDANFEPIACRPYRPQTKGSVESLAKFVEQRLRPYDYEFYDAVELIGLVNNLCQELNYEEISQATDQRPIDVFNYEEKEHLNSFNDSLLNTYIEDECIRIVSKESMVNFRKGKYSVPTKYIGEEVQVIFNDSTDELLIYFDGELIRRHNLSERKFNYFVEDMSEILKSDVFKHKDDEEILTYIENSLLLYDEI; encoded by the coding sequence TTGAGACATGACATTTATGAAGGAGTGCTATTTTATATTATGAAAGGTATTAAACCAAATTATGCCGAGCTGGGTCGACAGTATAATTGTGATCCAAGAACAGTTAAAAAATATTATGAAGCCGGTAAAGAAAATGAATTAGAAGGACTGAAGAAAAGAAAACAAACTAAGAAAACATCAAAACTAGATCCGTTTAAAGAAATAATTGATGAAAAAATTGAATTAGGATGTACTGCCATGGCAATATTCAAATACATTGAGAAGAAAGGATATAAAGGTCGCTATACAATTTTGCGAGAATACTGTAAAAACAAAAAACTAAACGAGACTAAAAAAGCAACTATACGCGTAGAAACAAATCCCGGTATAGCTGCTCAAGTAGACTGGAAAGAAGATATGATAATGCATGATAAGTTTGGCAGAACTTATCAATTCAATATCTTTCTTTACGTTCTACACTATTCAAAAATGAAGTATATCACATTAACTTGGGATAAAAAACAAGATACGTTATTTGAATGTCTGAAAGATGCTTTTGAATACACCGAAGGTGTTCCAAGAGAAATATGGTTCGATAATATGAGAACCGTAGTTGATAGACCGAGAACACAATATAAAAAAGTCGTCTTCAATAATTTGTTTTATCAATTTAGTAAGGATGCCAACTTTGAACCTATTGCTTGTAGGCCTTATCGTCCTCAAACCAAAGGATCCGTCGAATCATTGGCTAAATTTGTTGAACAACGTTTAAGACCTTATGATTATGAATTTTATGATGCTGTCGAACTTATTGGGCTGGTTAATAATCTATGCCAGGAATTAAATTATGAAGAAATTTCGCAGGCAACAGATCAACGACCTATAGATGTTTTCAATTACGAAGAAAAAGAGCATTTAAATTCTTTTAATGACAGTTTATTAAATACTTACATCGAAGATGAATGTATTAGAATCGTTTCTAAAGAATCGATGGTTAACTTTAGAAAAGGTAAATACTCTGTTCCTACTAAATACATTGGTGAAGAAGTACAGGTGATATTCAATGACTCAACAGATGAATTGCTTATTTATTTTGATGGTGAGTTAATAAGACGACATAATCTATCTGAAAGAAAATTTAATTATTTCGTTGAAGATATGAGTGAGATATTAAAATCAGATGTATTTAAACACAAGGATGATGAAGAGATACTTACATATATAGAAAATTCATTATTACTGTATGACGAAATATAG
- the istB gene encoding IS21-like element helper ATPase IstB, whose amino-acid sequence MNTNHQKLLNNFEILKLKKFKAYYPNYIELLSKNEKSLTEILIDLTEKEIEYQSELKFKRAVNSARFPKIKYLHDFDFMFQPSINQQEILTLKSMHFLEDSINICFLGNSGVGKTHLAISLGIEACKQNIKTKFYTFKDLIDLLTDSDSKGIINKTLRQLSRIELLIIDEIGYTPITKEQADLFYQLMSLRYEMKSTIITTNIPFSNWGESFSNTIASAAIIDRLIHHSKVFKITGESYRLKDYKNEKSLSMRQT is encoded by the coding sequence ATGAATACGAATCATCAAAAATTGCTCAATAATTTTGAAATATTAAAACTTAAAAAATTCAAAGCTTACTATCCAAATTACATTGAATTACTTTCTAAAAATGAGAAATCTTTAACTGAAATATTAATTGATTTAACCGAAAAAGAGATAGAATATCAATCAGAATTAAAATTTAAACGTGCTGTGAATTCAGCACGTTTCCCTAAAATAAAATATTTACATGATTTTGATTTTATGTTTCAACCAAGTATAAATCAACAAGAAATACTTACTTTAAAATCTATGCATTTCTTAGAAGATAGTATTAATATTTGTTTCCTGGGTAACAGTGGTGTTGGTAAAACACACTTGGCAATCTCATTAGGAATAGAAGCTTGTAAACAAAATATAAAGACCAAATTCTACACCTTCAAAGATTTAATAGACTTACTAACTGACTCAGATTCCAAAGGAATCATCAATAAAACATTAAGACAATTAAGCAGAATAGAATTACTTATCATTGATGAAATTGGTTATACTCCCATCACTAAAGAACAAGCCGATTTATTCTATCAGTTAATGTCACTAAGATATGAAATGAAATCAACAATAATTACAACTAACATTCCATTTTCTAATTGGGGAGAGTCATTTAGTAATACAATTGCATCAGCAGCTATAATAGATAGGTTAATTCACCATTCTAAAGTATTTAAAATTACTGGAGAATCATATCGATTAAAAGATTATAAAAATGAAAAATCCTTAAGCATGCGACAAACTTAA
- a CDS encoding class I SAM-dependent methyltransferase, which yields MKNDFSSDEVIEYYYESIEAVGLWKSEECIFNKYVCKNDKILDIGCGAGRTTFGLYDKGFKNIFGIDLENKMIKAALKYKNNNNYTDLKFECMDALLLELEEKNFDVAFFSFNGYMQIPYLDNRIKLLNNISKHLKENGIFIFTTLDRNNPDFTEFWKEEEVKWHNRTDNKLEQLGDLIIEDSNRKYYMHIPDQTILNQIMIDNGFEVIEMTKRSNIAKEKESVLDFGDDCLFWITRKISNE from the coding sequence TTGAAAAATGATTTTTCTAGTGATGAAGTAATTGAATATTACTATGAATCTATAGAAGCTGTAGGATTATGGAAATCTGAAGAGTGTATATTTAATAAATATGTCTGCAAAAATGATAAAATACTTGATATTGGTTGTGGAGCAGGACGCACTACTTTCGGTTTATATGATAAGGGATTCAAAAACATATTTGGAATTGATTTAGAAAATAAAATGATAAAAGCAGCTCTGAAATATAAAAATAACAATAACTATACGGACTTAAAATTTGAGTGTATGGACGCTCTATTATTAGAATTAGAAGAGAAAAATTTTGATGTAGCTTTTTTTTCGTTTAACGGATACATGCAAATACCTTACTTAGATAATAGAATTAAACTATTAAATAATATAAGTAAACATTTAAAAGAAAACGGTATTTTTATATTTACAACATTAGATAGAAACAATCCTGATTTTACAGAGTTTTGGAAAGAAGAAGAAGTAAAATGGCATAATAGAACTGACAATAAGTTAGAGCAATTAGGAGATTTAATCATTGAGGATAGTAATAGGAAATATTATATGCATATACCAGATCAAACTATATTGAATCAAATTATGATTGATAATGGTTTTGAAGTTATTGAAATGACTAAAAGATCCAATATAGCTAAAGAAAAGGAATCAGTATTAGATTTTGGAGATGATTGTTTGTTTTGGATTACAAGGAAAATCAGTAATGAATAA
- a CDS encoding MFS transporter codes for MNKRYFIFLSSFLFSILSDSLYVVATMSIIYKKTNSVLLSSLSIVVAMVGYSLGCLLINKVISSLLPKSIFTYNRCIRIFLLLILLLSSSYNISIILLLTIVFLIPIFTGMDSVLEYAILPKFGEDYTKLNSLMSLTRNIGEMSSWAIGGILVALLGENITFIISMLLLILSVILIQYIYLPNIKSTKSAQDKKKLDKKSFSIILHNKINKRVFAMDFFDLLTTGLWSSAVLLEIIIIKYNSDRITWGISYALYLLGGIIAGIIIYKWSYYFEKISSSVLIISSIIYIIIISILMSTDSIIMLFILLFILGFPEQGKEVTQVSLLQNNNNEDEMIRVFSTYNIFQTVLFSVSTVLIGYLVDEFSINFAFIFCLLLSSITLLVAFSFKLVR; via the coding sequence ATGAATAAGAGATATTTTATATTTTTATCATCCTTCTTATTTTCTATACTATCTGATTCTTTATATGTAGTTGCTACAATGTCTATTATATATAAGAAGACAAATTCAGTGTTACTATCTTCATTATCTATTGTGGTTGCCATGGTAGGATATAGTTTAGGATGTCTTTTAATTAACAAAGTAATTTCATCATTATTACCTAAAAGTATTTTTACTTATAATAGGTGTATAAGAATATTTTTACTTCTTATTCTTCTATTATCTTCAAGTTATAATATATCAATAATACTATTATTAACAATAGTTTTTCTAATTCCTATTTTTACAGGTATGGATTCAGTGTTAGAATATGCCATTTTACCAAAGTTTGGAGAAGATTATACTAAATTGAATAGTCTTATGTCTTTAACGAGAAATATTGGTGAGATGTCCTCATGGGCTATTGGAGGAATACTCGTAGCACTTTTAGGTGAAAATATAACGTTTATAATTTCAATGTTATTGCTTATATTATCAGTTATTCTAATTCAATATATCTATCTACCAAATATTAAATCTACAAAATCAGCTCAAGATAAAAAAAAGTTAGACAAAAAATCTTTTTCTATCATTTTACACAATAAGATAAATAAAAGAGTATTTGCCATGGATTTTTTTGACTTATTGACTACTGGATTGTGGTCTTCAGCAGTATTACTTGAAATAATAATTATAAAATACAATAGTGATAGAATCACATGGGGAATTTCATATGCTTTGTATTTGCTTGGTGGTATTATTGCAGGAATTATTATTTATAAATGGAGTTATTATTTTGAGAAGATTTCATCCAGTGTATTAATAATTTCATCAATAATCTATATTATTATCATAAGTATACTGATGTCTACAGATTCTATTATAATGTTATTTATATTGCTATTCATTTTGGGTTTCCCAGAACAAGGAAAAGAAGTTACACAAGTCAGTTTATTACAAAATAATAATAATGAAGACGAAATGATAAGGGTATTCTCAACATACAATATATTCCAAACCGTACTTTTCAGTGTATCAACTGTTCTTATTGGTTATTTAGTGGATGAGTTTAGTATTAATTTTGCTTTTATATTTTGTTTGCTATTGAGTAGTATAACCTTATTAGTAGCATTTTCATTTAAATTAGTTAGATAG
- the aspS gene encoding aspartate--tRNA(Asn) ligase gives MHIQKIHINKINHTMDNILIEGSIKKIRNLKNIYFIIVSDISGEIQCVVDKNKFKNLNITESSSVRIIGDVINTNNQEIGLEIHVNEIDILSLSESTPIEIDKIDILNTDIFFDNRYLTHRNPKTQKIFILKSAIVSSFQEKLKEKGFIQIFTPKIVGEGAEGGSNIFSLDYFGQNAYLAQSPQFYKQMMVCSGYEKVYEVAPVFRAEKHNTNRHLNEYTSLDLEMSFISNFRDLIDLEKEIIEYIFSYLMNYHNKDLEYLGIQLKKPKFSQITFIEAKKILVNQFNVQDNNSDISTEEERLIGQYFQEKEDADFVFIINYPASKRPMYTKKSKNTNYTESYDLIYKGVEITSGGQRINEYKELEKSFSEKGISINKFQSYSEIFKYGAPPHGGFAIGLERFLSLILNLKNIKEASAYPRDMGRIRP, from the coding sequence TTGCATATACAAAAAATACATATAAATAAAATAAATCACACCATGGATAATATTTTAATTGAAGGCTCTATTAAAAAAATAAGAAATTTAAAAAATATATATTTTATAATAGTGTCAGATATATCAGGTGAAATTCAATGTGTTGTAGACAAAAATAAATTTAAGAATTTGAATATAACAGAATCATCCTCGGTACGTATTATAGGAGATGTAATAAATACAAACAACCAAGAGATAGGTCTGGAAATACATGTTAACGAAATAGATATTTTAAGCTTATCTGAATCTACTCCAATAGAGATAGATAAAATAGATATTTTAAATACAGATATCTTTTTTGACAATAGATATCTTACTCACAGAAACCCAAAGACTCAGAAAATTTTTATACTAAAGAGTGCTATAGTATCTTCTTTTCAAGAAAAATTAAAGGAAAAAGGATTTATACAGATTTTTACCCCAAAAATTGTTGGAGAAGGAGCAGAGGGTGGATCTAACATCTTTTCTTTAGATTATTTTGGACAAAATGCTTATTTAGCACAATCACCTCAATTTTATAAACAAATGATGGTATGTAGCGGATATGAGAAGGTTTACGAAGTAGCACCAGTTTTTAGAGCGGAAAAACATAATACAAATAGACATTTAAATGAATATACTTCTTTAGATTTAGAAATGTCCTTTATTTCGAATTTCAGAGATCTTATTGATTTAGAAAAAGAAATAATTGAATATATATTTAGTTATTTAATGAATTATCATAATAAAGACTTGGAATACTTAGGAATACAATTGAAGAAACCAAAATTTTCACAAATCACATTTATAGAGGCTAAGAAAATATTGGTAAATCAATTTAATGTACAAGATAATAATTCTGATATTAGTACTGAAGAAGAAAGACTGATAGGACAATACTTTCAAGAAAAAGAAGATGCTGATTTTGTTTTTATTATCAATTATCCCGCAAGTAAAAGGCCTATGTATACTAAAAAAAGTAAAAATACAAATTATACAGAATCATATGACTTAATCTATAAAGGAGTAGAAATCACATCCGGAGGTCAGAGAATAAATGAATATAAAGAACTAGAAAAATCATTTTCTGAAAAAGGTATATCTATTAATAAATTTCAGAGTTATTCTGAAATTTTTAAATATGGTGCTCCACCGCATGGTGGTTTTGCTATAGGTCTCGAAAGATTTTTAAGTTTAATACTTAATTTAAAAAATATCAAAGAAGCTTCGGCATATCCTAGAGATATGGGGCGTATTAGACCCTAA
- a CDS encoding Type 1 glutamine amidotransferase-like domain-containing protein, giving the protein MIFFICGGGSSERLKEINKEFASILNRNPKILYLPHAIDENHRTIENSFNYFKDMMRTVNIVDIDICYDIGNTKHNNYDALYIAGGDLKKLSKAIDKNSIEHFIKKNSFKCIYGHSAGAIILGSDILDERNKEKINTWNLIYDHEITCHYYANKEYIALSNKNGRLKLPDNTAVIIQNNTPIKYIGEGIIYKESRNIRN; this is encoded by the coding sequence TTGATTTTCTTTATTTGTGGTGGTGGTAGCTCTGAACGTTTAAAAGAAATAAACAAAGAATTTGCAAGTATTTTAAATAGAAATCCTAAAATATTATACCTTCCTCATGCTATAGACGAGAATCATAGAACAATAGAAAATAGTTTTAACTATTTCAAAGATATGATGAGAACTGTAAATATTGTTGATATTGATATTTGTTATGACATAGGAAACACAAAACATAATAATTACGATGCCCTATATATTGCTGGAGGTGACTTAAAAAAGTTATCAAAAGCAATAGATAAAAATTCAATAGAACATTTTATTAAAAAAAATTCTTTTAAATGTATATATGGACATAGCGCTGGGGCAATAATTTTAGGCTCTGATATTTTAGATGAAAGAAATAAAGAAAAAATTAATACATGGAACTTAATCTATGACCATGAGATTACCTGTCATTATTATGCCAATAAAGAATATATAGCTTTATCAAATAAAAATGGTCGGTTAAAGTTACCAGACAATACTGCTGTAATAATTCAAAATAATACTCCAATAAAATATATTGGTGAAGGTATAATATATAAAGAATCTAGAAATATAAGAAACTAA
- a CDS encoding ParA family protein: MIKIDEYSSILPGYMRLDEVEKSITTKSNKDMLLYMWLEDNYHKLNLEEFDFIIIDIRPDCSTITKNAVVVSHSIFSPITPSEHGFSSRDNLLERFNEFKNEMIDFSYLTANLYFIANMVKHNTKSSIEFKKVLHKIDDIIAIFPHKELFNNSTLEKSL; the protein is encoded by the coding sequence ATGATTAAAATTGATGAGTATTCATCTATTCTTCCAGGATATATGCGTTTAGATGAAGTAGAAAAGAGCATCACGACAAAAAGTAATAAAGATATGCTTTTATATATGTGGCTAGAAGATAACTATCATAAATTGAATCTAGAGGAATTTGATTTTATTATTATAGATATACGCCCTGATTGTTCTACTATAACTAAAAATGCTGTTGTTGTGAGCCATTCAATTTTTAGCCCCATCACTCCTAGTGAACACGGTTTTTCTTCTAGAGATAACTTATTAGAAAGGTTTAATGAGTTTAAAAATGAAATGATTGACTTTAGCTACCTAACTGCTAATCTTTATTTTATTGCTAATATGGTAAAGCATAACACGAAGTCTTCTATAGAATTCAAAAAAGTATTACATAAAATTGATGATATAATAGCTATATTTCCTCATAAAGAATTATTTAATAATAGTACTTTAGAAAAAAGTCTATAA
- a CDS encoding RepB family plasmid replication initiator protein, with translation MSEVEFSRITKYQNEMNLVPLRNFTAVEIDLFFAICTKLKERGTKKVKYEFEDLKSLSNYHPKNTTERFINDLEHVYDKMQGLTYTERSQDKIKKFVLFTYYEIDTKEKYIEISLNPELEHILNNLTGNFTRFELQELTGIKSSYSKHMFRLLKQFRKTGYLKIEINDFRDRLDIPESYRMTDINKRVLNPIMRDLSTIFEGLNIDKIKKGKSIKYLEFRFKKESSSQKKKEIVFDENLREQSEKIMGELLRK, from the coding sequence ATGAGTGAAGTAGAATTCAGTAGGATTACAAAATATCAAAATGAAATGAACCTGGTCCCTCTTAGAAATTTTACGGCTGTAGAGATAGATTTATTTTTTGCTATATGTACCAAACTTAAAGAAAGAGGTACTAAAAAAGTAAAATATGAATTTGAAGATTTAAAATCTTTAAGTAATTATCATCCTAAAAACACAACAGAGAGATTTATAAATGATTTAGAACATGTATATGATAAAATGCAAGGTTTAACATATACAGAAAGATCACAAGATAAGATAAAAAAGTTTGTCCTTTTTACATATTATGAAATTGATACAAAAGAAAAATATATTGAAATTTCTTTAAATCCAGAACTGGAACATATTCTTAATAATCTTACTGGGAATTTTACAAGGTTTGAACTGCAAGAATTGACAGGCATAAAATCGAGTTACTCTAAGCATATGTTTAGATTGCTTAAACAATTTAGAAAAACAGGATATTTAAAAATTGAAATTAATGATTTTAGAGATCGTTTAGATATACCAGAATCTTATAGGATGACTGATATAAACAAACGTGTTTTAAATCCTATCATGAGAGATTTATCTACCATTTTTGAGGGTTTAAATATAGATAAGATAAAAAAAGGAAAAAGTATAAAATATTTAGAGTTTAGATTTAAAAAAGAAAGTTCTTCTCAAAAGAAAAAAGAAATAGTATTTGATGAGAACTTAAGAGAACAAAGTGAAAAGATAATGGGAGAATTATTAAGAAAATAA
- a CDS encoding type I toxin-antitoxin system Fst family toxin has translation MLTIFVQVLCSIVSGCIVALFSHWLSLNKKK, from the coding sequence ATGCTAACTATTTTCGTTCAAGTGCTATGCTCCATTGTTAGTGGGTGCATAGTTGCATTATTCTCGCATTGGCTTAGCTTGAATAAGAAGAAATAG
- a CDS encoding recombinase family protein — MKIGYARVSTTNKQNDSLEKQIEILIKNGADPDNIYQEKVTATSTAQRTQLKDMIKHARKGDTILVTKIDRLARSISDLNKIVSDLNDRGVSVQFLKEQMLFSADDNNSINRLLFNILGSFAQFERDLIVERTSEGRERAKKEGKHMGRKGSSSPRDIKKAIDMYNNRDTNKMSVADILRATSVKKSTFYHELKKVQQTN; from the coding sequence ATGAAGATCGGTTATGCTCGTGTATCAACTACTAATAAACAGAATGACAGTTTAGAGAAACAAATTGAAATCTTAATTAAAAATGGTGCTGATCCTGATAATATCTATCAAGAGAAAGTGACTGCTACAAGTACAGCACAAAGAACACAACTTAAAGATATGATTAAACACGCAAGAAAAGGTGATACAATTCTAGTAACTAAAATTGATAGACTAGCTAGAAGTATTTCAGATTTAAACAAGATCGTGTCTGATTTAAACGACAGAGGTGTATCTGTTCAATTTCTCAAAGAACAAATGCTATTCAGTGCTGATGATAACAATTCAATCAATAGATTGTTATTCAATATCTTAGGGTCATTCGCACAATTTGAACGTGATTTAATCGTTGAACGAACTTCAGAAGGTCGTGAACGTGCAAAAAAAGAAGGTAAACACATGGGGCGTAAAGGATCTTCAAGTCCTAGAGATATAAAGAAAGCTATTGATATGTACAACAATAGAGATACAAACAAAATGAGCGTTGCTGATATTCTTAGAGCAACAAGTGTTAAGAAATCTACTTTCTATCATGAATTAAAGAAAGTACAACAAACTAATTGA
- a CDS encoding PepSY domain-containing protein — MKKYFNNVFWRWHFYAGIFILPLLLTLTVSGILYLFYPEVETQLNKDLLLEQTTKDNQSLDKGIEDVLQENPGWHVMKISLLKDDYNTRLTLMGPNDASKIVYLDHHNQIKGSIDPNHLFSNFTRDFHSSLLTKNTFVNYLVELASCWAIFIVITGLFMTIYRKYLKSGSTTIARKKSAKVHALLGTVLSIPLILLILTGLPWSGFMGDKVYNFAVHNDVFGYPKAVAAPPVSNNEIPWATRNEHNESKQSSSSRLPITKIYEIAREDGFKKPFSISVPMDDKGTYVLSKAAGTGVTGLDDSPFKEKTVHLDQYSGMKLAVYDFKDYGPLAKFIAVGIPLHEGNLFGMLNKIINLIFMGILLAVCYYGIKIYFMRKQKRQLSAPKAQPFGPYTGFFAAMLLLLGLLMPLFGLSVVVILIIELILFITKKKYAI, encoded by the coding sequence ATGAAAAAGTACTTTAATAACGTGTTCTGGAGGTGGCATTTTTATGCTGGAATATTCATTCTTCCATTACTTTTAACATTAACGGTATCTGGTATTTTATATTTATTTTATCCGGAAGTTGAAACTCAGCTGAATAAAGATCTGCTGCTTGAACAAACGACTAAAGATAATCAATCTTTAGATAAAGGAATTGAAGATGTGCTACAGGAAAATCCAGGATGGCACGTTATGAAAATCAGTTTATTAAAAGATGACTACAACACACGTCTGACATTAATGGGACCAAATGATGCTTCAAAGATTGTATACTTAGACCACCACAATCAAATTAAAGGAAGCATTGATCCGAATCATTTATTTTCCAATTTTACACGTGACTTTCATTCGAGTCTGCTAACAAAAAATACATTTGTTAATTATCTCGTTGAACTCGCAAGTTGCTGGGCAATATTCATCGTAATTACAGGATTGTTCATGACTATCTACCGAAAATATCTAAAGTCTGGCTCAACAACAATCGCACGTAAAAAATCTGCAAAAGTGCATGCCCTACTCGGTACTGTATTAAGCATACCGCTCATCCTGTTAATATTAACGGGATTACCATGGTCTGGTTTTATGGGCGATAAAGTTTACAATTTCGCTGTGCATAACGATGTATTCGGATATCCAAAAGCCGTTGCAGCTCCTCCTGTTTCTAATAACGAAATCCCTTGGGCGACACGCAACGAACATAATGAATCAAAGCAATCATCAAGCTCAAGATTACCGATTACAAAAATTTACGAAATTGCTCGGGAAGACGGATTCAAAAAGCCATTCAGCATTTCAGTTCCGATGGATGATAAAGGCACATATGTATTATCAAAAGCAGCTGGTACTGGGGTTACAGGGTTAGACGACAGTCCATTTAAAGAAAAAACAGTTCATCTTGATCAATATTCAGGAATGAAACTCGCAGTGTATGATTTTAAAGACTATGGACCACTAGCTAAATTTATCGCAGTCGGCATTCCACTTCATGAAGGAAATTTATTTGGAATGCTAAACAAAATCATTAACTTAATCTTTATGGGAATCCTTCTTGCAGTATGTTATTACGGTATTAAAATTTACTTCATGCGCAAACAAAAAAGACAGTTATCAGCACCAAAAGCACAACCATTCGGACCATATACAGGGTTCTTTGCAGCAATGCTATTATTGCTCGGACTACTCATGCCACTATTTGGATTATCTGTTGTTGTAATATTGATTATAGAATTAATATTATTCATAACTAAGAAGAAATACGCAATATGA